In Salvia miltiorrhiza cultivar Shanhuang (shh) chromosome 4, IMPLAD_Smil_shh, whole genome shotgun sequence, the DNA window CAGTGCAGGAAGAAGTCAGCAGCAGTGAGTCATGTGTTAGTGGTACAAAAAAGAGACGATGCAGCCTTTGTAGATCTGACGATCATAACCGTGTAACCTGTCCTCTTAGGCTTAGTTGAagcttttaaaatttttatatattgacaTGTTTCATTGTTCATTTGAATTATATAATGTTGACCTTTTATAGGTGTTTGTCATTGTTGGAATCTGTTATCGAATCTGTCAGATGCTTGCAAGTCCcacttggcacttatggcactattagtgccataagtgccatttGGGCCATTTTACTTGTTTATGTTTTCCGAAGACACTTgtgacactattagtgtcataagtgccaagagaACCATTGAGTTTTGGAATATcctttagcacttatggcactaatagtgccataagtgccaagagggtcattttattttgtattttatttccGAAAACACTTATGTTTTTTGGGATATCCTttattagtgctataagtgccaagagggccattttactttgttttattttgcgTTTCCGCAAGCACTTATTTTGGATATCCTTAAGCACTtctggcactaatagtgccataagtgccaaacctGCTATGTACTTGACAATCCAAACCTTTAGGGTTCTGACTAAAACATACCATATATATCACATAATCAAAATAAACTAACTGATCACCAAGTTCTTTATCAAGCCTAAACTgattgacaatcaaaataaactAACTGATTGTTTTACAAATATAAACTGATTGTTCATTCACGAAGATTGGCTGCCGCAACGCCTTCACCGTCATCTTCGCCTTCACCGGCATCCTCTTGTTCATCTTCATCTTCCAAGGGCTCAAAGGTACTTGCATCCGTGCTGAATTTGTAGATGCTTTCTGCTATCTTTTCACGGAATGTTTTAAGCCCCGCCTTGCTCATGTTCTTTTCAACGAACTTTCCAGTAAGCATCATCTCGACATACTTAATAAACAGAACCCCACAACTTACGCTATCCAGTTGTTTCAGATTGTTCGATCCATCGTATGGGTAGGAATATATCCATTCTGTGTATTTCCCATCCACATTGCGCTTCTCATAATAGCCAATCTTCTTGAGGATCTGTGGTATAATCCTGCAGATTGGCAAGAAAGCACATTGACGTATATCGAGATGGATATCATCGAACTTGTGCTGATTGGAGTCATATATCGTCAACTCATGGTCCGTGAAATTCACCAAACAGGTGGCCCAGTGATCGTTGAAGTGAACAATCATGATGAGCTGACATTAAATAACATACATTagtcaaaaaaataaacaatacgACTTACACTTAACTCACTTGGGTATTGACACACTAACCTTCTCAACATCGTTCCATTTCTTGACATACTCCCCCCATCGTGGCTCTTTCCCCACTGCAAACAAGCATAGCCTCTTCATTTGTTCCTCTTGTATGATCTCTTCGCTTTTTGGGTCATATGTTGTGCCTTTCGGATCTTTTCCATGTAATTCATTCCATACTTGGTCTATGGTAGCCTGTGCATTATTATATTTGAGTTGTTATAtgctttatattgtaatttcagttggcacttatggcactaatagtgccataagtgccaaccgAAATCCAAAATGTAACAAGTAATCGTttctcttggcacttatggcactattagtgccataagtgccaaccaAAATCCAAAATGTAACAAGTAATCGTtcctcttggcacttatggcactattagtgccataagtgccaaccgAAATCCAAAATGTAACCAAGTAATCGATGTTCCTCAAGGCACTTATggtactattagtgccataagtgccaaccgAAATCCAAAATGTAACCAAGTAATCGATGTTCCTcaaggcacttatggcactaatagtgccataagtgccaagatgagcatattattatgaaatatatatatattacaataaGAAATTATTAAGTAATTACCGAGAACATTGTGCCTGTGATGGCAATGTTTGCAGGGAATTCAATTCCTTCAAAACCAGCCAACTCTGGTTTTGCTGCTAGCACGGCAAGGTAAGAGTCTATGCTTTGACTGTCTAGCTTTTCGGTAGTCTTCTTTATCAGACCAAACCAATTTTTGTCCACCAGATATGGCAAACCCACATTCCTCCTGGACATATCAATGCATATGAGAATGTTAATTGGAATGATGATACATTAGGCATACATTAGGCAAATCTATTCAATGCTACTTAATTACTTACTGTTCAGCTTCTTTGCTCCTCAGGTACCTAAGAAAATTTGTTCCTCTGACATCATCACGCCGGAATGGACTTTTACATGCTGCAGATGGCATCCTCATCCTGGTTGGTCTGATTTGCCCCAATTGTTGAGGCGGGGATGCTGTTGCTGCTGCCACTGCTGCAGATGTTCCTGCTTCATGTTGTGCGGTTGCTAGTGCTGCCGCTGCGGCTGATATTCCGGCTTCAATGTCTGCATTGCTGGTGGTGTGGGTGTTGGTGTTGGTGTTGGCATAGAAGCCGGTGTTCCCCATACTTGGCGGTAAAATCTCTCCTCAGTTTCACAGTGCGCCATCCATTCTGCTGTGCTTGCAACCTGGTTTGAAAACAATGATTAGTGTGAGGAATACAATATTAAGCACTAAGAAATTTTAACCTCTTGTGGTGGCCTATATTGCTGTCTTTGACGCAATTTGCTAACGACGCAGTCAGCTATGTCATTTATCAGCTCTTCCCGATTGAAATGTTCAACAAATTCAATGCGCGCTCTCTTTGCTGCGCTTTCTCCCACTTTTTCAATAAATTGCTTCATTTCCGAGGCTGTGAATGTCATCACAGCCTCTCCctgctgttgttgttgatgttgcTGTTGTTGATGCTCTTGCTGTTGCTGGTTTCTTCCTTCTCCTTCGCTCTCTATCCTTTGTTCTTGAATCATTCTGACCCCCTCATACCTCGCGGCCATTTTCTTTGCTCTCTTCTTGCTGCCATCCGCAGTGGGACTGTACTGCAAAATGAATGGTGTTCCTTCTTCTTCAATAGATGCTCAGTGTTTATGTTGCTTTTCCTCTTCTGTTGGTTTCAGTGAAAAATGAACCTGCACAAGGACCATTTTACTTCATGTTTTTTTGGATTTCCtttggcacttatagcactaatagtgccataagtgccaacaggAGCAGAACAACATGGCACTTATTAAGTATTTTTACCTGTTCGCCAGCTTCCGGTTTCCTGCGATTGTTAGTGTAGGTGAACCTCAGCATCCGAGGGAATACTTTTGAGGGTTTTCTTTCTCCGATATCCTTTCCCAGCTTTGGGAGAGCACAATACATCCAAGCCTGACAACACAGAATCAAATGAggtaatttagtttttattggGAAAACAATGTGAATTGAACAATATTTAATGATACTTACCAAGAAGGCAAGAGTGTTCCCGGTTAGATGATATGATGCATTTGCTGCTGGAGTGCTTCTCACCTTGTTGATTGCATGAATTGTCATCTGAAATGACATGCTGCCCCATGGGAATTCCTCCCATGCTGTTGTGTCCTCCAAAAGCACCCAGAGCCAATCCGGAATTCTGGAATTCGTACCATCATAGCCAAATATCAGATCCGTCACTAGTAGCATCTTTGCTGCCTTAACGTAGTCCGCTTTATGCTCACCCAAACCTCGGGTCATAAACATCTCCCTCAATTTGTTGGGGGAAATTTCCCTACCGCCAAGAACTCTCTGATAAAAAGAATTCTCAAGTATGATGTGATCTGCATAGGGGTTAAAGTTGCTTGACCCAAATTTCAATCctgtcataaaaaaaaaactcaatccTGGAAAACCTCGTCACATAGTCATCCACGATAAAAAACAACGCCGTCTCATCCGGATTTGATTGTCCTGCTATCTGTCTTGATATCATGAAATGCAGGCATTGGCCTGATCGTGATATGCGGGATGGCAGTTTTAGGAAATCGCTGAAAACAGACTCTTGCAGCTCACGGTATACATTGTCACCCTTTAAAACATCGTTTATGATTTCAATAATGTTCTCCTTGCCCGTAATGTTGACCTTGTGTTTTATTTGCTCCATACCTTTTCGTAGGTATTTCCATTGTACCTTCATTCCGAAAATAAAAGCATGccaaaatgaatgaaatgtatTATAATGAGATCTTAAATACAcagttggcacttatggcactaatagtgccataagtgccaaaggaaatctaaattaaaaacaCATCAAGTAAAATGACAGATTTCATCAGATCTACAAACGGAAATCCCAACAATAACAGATTCCAACAATGACAAACACCTATAAAAGGTCAACATTACATAATTCAAATGAACAATGAAACAtgtcaatatataaaaatgtTAACAGCTTCAACTAAGCCTAAGAGGACAGGTTAAATGGTTATAAGCGTCAGATCTACAAACGGAAATCCCAAAATGAAGCCAAGTAATCCAAAATAAACCAAGTAATCCAAAATAAACCAGAGTAATCAATGTTTCTCTTggtacttatggcactaatagtgccataagtgccgaGAGGAAATCCCAAAAAAACTGAGTAATTCCAACATGCAAATCATCAAGTAAATTAGGGTTTTCAAGGAATTACTGTAGTTGACAAATCATCCTCATCTTCACCGGCGGACTCTTCGGAGTTTTCTTCCTCGCTGGCTTCTTCTTCCGCTCCGGATTCTTCTTCCTCGCCggcttcttcttcctctccgGATTCTTCTTCCTCGatggcttcttcttcctctccaGAATCTTCTTCCTCGGCGGCTTCGTCTTTCTCGCCGGCTTCTTCGGCCGTGGTTGGAAGAGTCACCACCCGGATCGGTGATTGTTGTTCCTCAGATCCGGAACTCTCATCTGCATTGATTTCTTTGCAAATATCTATGACGCTTCCAGGAACTCTAGATCCGGCTTTTTCCTCGCCGGATTCTGCAGCGCGCTGGCGCTTGGAGGTCGAGCCGGTTTGTGAAGCCTTGCGCTTGGTCATTTTTTGGAGTGGATTTGAGTGGATAAACGGATAATATGCAGGTGGAGAAGATGAAGGTGGGTGGTTGACGACGGTTGACAGTAGTTCACGGCGGTTTTCCACGAGATTTCCGGCGGCGTGGTTGAGGGCGGTTTAGGGTAAAAGGGCCGAGAGAGAACGGTAAATGGCGGTGAAAAATTGGTGCACAAATGGTAAATAATTAGTTTTGTTCAAACCCTATAACCCGCCCGCGACCCTAAACCCTACCCGCACGCGACCCGATACCCGGTCCGCCCCTTAAGGGTAAAATCGTCCGAAATcacaaaaaaatgacaaaatttaagtattttcaattagtggccaaaatttgtgttttatgcttcattttggctacctcaaaatttttctcaaaaaataatctaataaacataaatataaacgatactttaatattaaaaatagtaCATTTCAAAATATTGttcaaaattacaaaaataaaaaatattatataattatctAATTTATCACGTGGACTCAGGCAAGTGATAGTTTTgtagttttaatttagttagtaatattatttttattcattttttttgaaatatttctattaattaaCCATTCTGGCCTATTCCCAATATAACCCAATTCGGCCGTCATTTTAAAGTAGAATTGAGGCCCaccaaaatcaaaataaaattaaagaaattttcTCTCACCTACTGTTGGAGAACTTTATGGAATACATAATACACGAGATTTTTGTTATAACACATAATAGTATTActtaaaaaaatttgggggtacAGTCGTACCCCCACCGCCCCACTCTGCATCCGCCCCTGGTCGTCATTCATGTTCAGATTTGTTCGTCCTCAAATTCTTCAATTCCCACAAATGGCCCAAATGTAAATTTGAGATCAAAATGTGCAAGACACTCAAGAACTCGGCAAGAGAAGCAACAAAACGCAACAACACAATAACCAAAAACAAacgaaaatcaaagaaagataATAAAGGAACACAAGAATTGTGGTTCAGCCATAaggcctacatccacgggaagTCAATTGATGTGAATTTGCTAAGAAAACATACAAATACAAGATCAAGCAAAACAAATTGCCCATGAAGTGCAACTACTGTTCTAATCTCTCAATCTCTCCACACCTTTCCTCTCTGAACATAATTCACGTAAAAGATGATGAAACTACACTAAAATACaacttacatatatatatatcaccgAGTGAGATAATCATAACCATTAAACACCAACAGCTCAATATATCCAGAGCATGCAAATGAATCTTCTCTACATTCAGTTATAACAGATTAGGAGCTGCCTTTTGATTAATTGCATGCATGGCCTTCAAACTCTGCTATTTGCAGTTCAAGTCCCTCGACATAAAGTGTGTCATCACAAACTAATTAATAGCAACAGAGgataacaaaaacaaaattaaagtccATCATATTTTACTGTGGCAAGTGCGTATTTACCTAACAGTCGCAGATCATGTATTATTGAATCGCATCTTTTAATAACCGACATTATTTCCATACAGTTTTTATGTTGAGAGTTTATTTTTAGACTTTTAGAAGGGTTATGTTCACAAAATTGTCTGCATCTTTATGGGTTTTTTTTTGTAGAcaaataaaacaatttaatttattttactaGTACACCGACTTCGTATTTGaaacaatataatttatttccGACAAATCAAAGGACCATGCATATTAAATCTCTTATAAAATTTAAGAGAACATATActttttaaagagcttattaTATAGATATTGCAAACAATTTGCTAACTTTTTCTTAGAGTATTGTTGGACTTATTAACCTTCAATTAAAGTAAAGAAAATATTACAAGAATTGGAGCCCTATTTCGCCATTAATCTGTTGGTATGGTGTGCAATTACATATGGATAAAGCTCAACGTGCCTTATCCACTtcaattttctttaaaattatataattctgCATTTTGTCATGTTTGGTGGCGGTTGGACGACTAGGTTTTGATTGAGTCATCCCATGTCTTTCTATAAAAATCGAAACAAGAAAACAGACAAATTCCTCATTTTATCAGAGAAATTATTTCGATTCAATATATCTtgtaaaaaataatcaaatttaacTTTGACGACTATTCTCAAATTTGTTGAATTTAT includes these proteins:
- the LOC131023559 gene encoding uncharacterized protein LOC131023559; this encodes MTGLKFGSSNFNPYADHIILENSFYQRVLGGREISPNKLREMFMTRGLGEHKADYVKAAKMLLVTDLIFGYDGTNSRIPDWLWVLLEDTTAWEEFPWGSMSFQMTIHAINKVRSTPAANASYHLTGNTLAFLAWMYCALPKLGKDIGERKPSKVFPRMLRFTYTNNRRKPEAGEQVHFSLKPTEEEKQHKH
- the LOC131023556 gene encoding uncharacterized protein LOC131023556, which encodes MSRRNVGLPYLVDKNWFGLIKKTTEKLDSQSIDSYLAVLAAKPELAGFEGIEFPANIAITGTMFSATIDQVWNELHGKDPKGTTYDPKSEEIIQEEQMKRLCLFAVGKEPRWGEYVKKWNDVEKLIMIVHFNDHWATCLVNFTDHELTIYDSNQHKFDDIHLDIRQCAFLPICRIIPQILKKIGYYEKRNVDGKYTEWIYSYPYDGSNNLKQLDSVSCGVLFIKYVEMMLTGKFVEKNMSKAGLKTFREKIAESIYKFSTDASTFEPLEDEDEQEDAGEGEDDGEGVAAANLRE
- the LOC131023558 gene encoding uncharacterized protein LOC131023558; this translates as MAARYEGVRMIQEQRIESEGEGRNQQQQEHQQQQHQQQQQGEAVMTFTASEMKQFIEKVGESAAKRARIEFVEHFNREELINDIADCVVSKLRQRQQYRPPQEVASTAEWMAHCETEERFYRQVWGTPASMPTPTPTPTPPAMQTLKPEYQPQRQH